Proteins from a genomic interval of Streptomyces sp. SID8374:
- a CDS encoding SRPBCC family protein, giving the protein MPRTMSVADSIIVDAPPAQIYERLSDPTAMGRWSPENKGATVQGERRDAYVGMVFEGRNKRGGVSWTTRCTVTAADPGERFAFRVHAIGVRRPRLRGPIATWEYRFEAVDGGTRVTETWTDDRRSWPDFLANGFDRVATRGKTFAQFQRGNIRTTLRRLKAAVEEDLRGAA; this is encoded by the coding sequence ATGCCCCGCACCATGTCCGTGGCGGACAGCATCATCGTCGACGCCCCTCCCGCGCAGATCTACGAACGGCTCAGCGACCCCACGGCGATGGGCCGTTGGAGCCCCGAGAACAAGGGGGCGACCGTCCAGGGGGAGCGGCGCGACGCCTATGTGGGCATGGTCTTCGAGGGCCGGAACAAGCGCGGCGGCGTGAGCTGGACGACCCGGTGCACCGTGACGGCGGCCGATCCGGGCGAGCGCTTCGCCTTCCGGGTCCATGCCATCGGCGTCCGGCGGCCACGCCTCCGCGGACCCATCGCGACCTGGGAGTACCGCTTCGAAGCGGTGGACGGCGGGACCCGGGTGACCGAGACCTGGACCGACGACCGGCGCTCCTGGCCCGACTTCCTGGCCAACGGGTTCGATCGCGTCGCGACCAGGGGCAAGACCTTCGCGCAGTTCCAGCGCGGCAACATCCGGACCACCCTCCGGCGCCTCAAGGCCGCCGTGGAGGAGGACCTCCGGGGAGCTGCCTGA